In one Desulfuromonas sp. genomic region, the following are encoded:
- a CDS encoding cation:proton antiporter (subunit D of antiporter complex involved in resistance to high concentrations of Na+, K+, Li+ and/or alkali; contains an oxidoreductase domain; catalyzes the transfer of electrons from NADH to ubiquinone): MDLTTSIWPLIAVLVSLLAAVPIMLSDKQPNLREFWTLLAAVIKVSIVVSLLPGVLAGGGYVFTLAEVVPGVPIQFKVDAFGIFFALIASFLWLLTSIYSIGYMRALEEHAQTRYFASFAVAISATIGVAFAANLLTMYLFYEMLSLSTYPLVTHEQNAEAKSSGRKYLTYILGTSIGLALPAMLIVYALTGTLDFTVGGVLADKASASTLGLLLVLFLFGFAKAGIMPFHGWLPAAMVAPTPVSSFLHGVAVVKAGVFAILRIIFHIIGPGQLAQADIGWIVTTLASVTLLVASLIALTQDNLKRRLAYSTIGQLSYMVLGAGMISAVGMTGGILHIGMHAFGKITLFFCAGAIYVAAGKKYISQMDGLGKQMPITFTAFLLGALSIIGLPPLGGFISKWNLVLGAVDGGQLILLAVLLVSSLLNAAYFLPIVYRAFFAAPPADAVVGIKEAPILCLLPICLTAGGSLVLFFYHEPLLRLAKLALGIVS; the protein is encoded by the coding sequence ATGGACCTGACCACATCCATATGGCCGCTGATTGCCGTGCTGGTTTCGCTGCTGGCGGCGGTGCCGATTATGCTGTCGGACAAGCAGCCGAACCTGCGTGAATTCTGGACCCTGCTGGCGGCCGTGATCAAGGTCTCGATTGTCGTCTCGCTGTTGCCGGGCGTCCTCGCCGGCGGCGGTTATGTCTTTACCCTCGCCGAAGTGGTGCCGGGTGTGCCGATCCAGTTCAAGGTTGACGCATTCGGGATCTTTTTCGCCCTGATCGCCTCGTTCCTCTGGCTGTTGACCTCGATCTATTCGATCGGCTACATGCGGGCCCTCGAGGAGCATGCCCAGACCCGCTACTTCGCTTCGTTCGCGGTGGCGATCTCGGCAACTATCGGCGTCGCCTTCGCCGCCAACCTGCTGACCATGTATCTCTTCTATGAGATGCTTTCGTTGTCGACCTATCCACTGGTCACCCATGAACAGAATGCCGAGGCGAAATCGTCCGGCCGCAAATATCTCACCTACATCCTCGGCACCTCGATCGGTCTCGCCCTGCCGGCGATGCTGATTGTCTACGCCCTGACCGGAACCCTCGACTTCACCGTCGGCGGCGTGCTCGCCGACAAGGCCTCCGCCAGTACCCTCGGCCTGTTGCTGGTGCTGTTCCTGTTCGGTTTTGCCAAGGCCGGGATCATGCCGTTCCACGGCTGGCTGCCGGCGGCAATGGTGGCGCCAACTCCGGTCAGCTCGTTCCTGCATGGTGTGGCGGTGGTCAAGGCCGGGGTCTTTGCGATCCTGCGCATCATCTTCCATATCATCGGTCCGGGGCAGCTGGCACAGGCCGATATCGGCTGGATCGTCACGACCCTGGCGTCGGTAACCCTGCTGGTCGCTTCGCTGATCGCCCTGACCCAGGACAATCTGAAACGGCGTCTCGCCTACTCGACCATCGGCCAGCTCTCCTACATGGTGCTCGGTGCCGGTATGATCTCGGCGGTCGGTATGACCGGCGGCATACTGCACATCGGCATGCACGCCTTCGGCAAGATCACCCTGTTCTTCTGCGCCGGCGCCATTTACGTTGCTGCCGGCAAGAAATATATCAGCCAGATGGACGGGCTCGGCAAGCAGATGCCGATCACCTTCACCGCCTTTTTGCTCGGGGCGCTCAGCATCATTGGACTACCGCCCCTCGGTGGTTTTATCAGCAAGTGGAATCTGGTCCTCGGCGCCGTCGATGGCGGTCAGCTGATCCTGCTGGCAGTCCTGCTGGTCAGCTCGCTGCTGAACGCCGCCTATTTTCTGCCAATCGTTTACCGGGCCTTTTTTGCCGCGCCACCGGCCGATGCCGTCGTCGGCATCAAGGAGGCGCCGATTCTCTGTCTGCTGCCGATCTGCCTGACCGCCGGCGGATCGCTGGTCCTGTTCTTTTATCATGAGCCGTTGCTGCGTCTGGCCAAGCTGGCTCTCGGGATTGTGTCATGA
- a CDS encoding proton-conducting membrane transporter: MNSNLHMYILAAPLLTSFFIGIFGRKNRAVMASCVLGSLTVSSILAVVVLNRVLAIGPISYTVGAWLPPWGIELLIDPLSWMMLLLIAVVALVASCAALPWVNRELADRQHLFFILYLILVAGMMGLVLTADAFNLYVLLEITSITTYGLIAMGRGRAPLSSFNYIIMGSIGASFYLLGVGYLYLLTGTLNMADIAQFLPALQGSFALGTALAFVLIGLWIKMAFFPLHGWLPMAYSQAPNGAGVMIAPLMTKVTVYLMLRLMFSFIAPGFAMYETDLQSVIVWAAAIGIISASALALGQRDLKKMLTYIIIAEVGYMVGGAWLVNEQGMTGTVLHIVNDALMTLCLFLAALAIAWRTGSLKFENLTNLYQKMPLTMAAFTVGAFAMIGVPPTCGFFSKWYLLLGGIEAGQWIYVIALIFSSLVNAVLFFRIIEYAYFGKGGDSHDHVHIERNEAPAMILSPLLLTAIALIVVGLSSGPLVENLIKLAIPASFFG; the protein is encoded by the coding sequence ATGAATTCGAATCTGCACATGTACATACTGGCGGCGCCGCTCCTGACCTCGTTCTTTATCGGGATCTTCGGCCGCAAAAACAGGGCCGTTATGGCGTCCTGCGTTCTCGGCTCGTTGACGGTATCGTCCATTCTGGCGGTGGTTGTACTCAATCGGGTTCTTGCAATCGGGCCAATCAGCTACACCGTCGGTGCCTGGCTGCCGCCATGGGGTATCGAGCTGCTGATCGATCCGCTCTCCTGGATGATGCTGCTGCTGATCGCCGTGGTCGCCCTGGTCGCTTCCTGCGCCGCCCTGCCGTGGGTGAACCGGGAACTCGCCGATCGTCAACACCTCTTCTTTATCCTTTACCTGATTCTGGTCGCCGGCATGATGGGACTGGTTCTGACCGCCGATGCCTTCAACCTCTACGTGCTGCTCGAAATTACCTCGATCACCACTTATGGCCTGATCGCCATGGGGCGGGGGCGGGCGCCACTGTCGAGTTTCAATTACATCATCATGGGGTCGATCGGCGCCTCCTTCTACCTGCTCGGGGTCGGTTATCTTTACCTGCTGACCGGCACCCTGAACATGGCCGATATCGCCCAATTCCTGCCGGCGCTGCAAGGCTCCTTCGCCCTTGGCACGGCGCTCGCTTTTGTCCTGATCGGGCTCTGGATCAAGATGGCCTTTTTCCCGCTGCACGGCTGGCTGCCGATGGCCTACTCGCAGGCGCCGAACGGCGCCGGGGTGATGATCGCGCCATTGATGACCAAGGTCACGGTCTACCTGATGCTGCGCCTGATGTTCTCGTTTATCGCGCCCGGCTTTGCCATGTACGAAACCGATCTGCAATCGGTGATCGTCTGGGCGGCGGCCATCGGGATCATTTCGGCTTCGGCCCTGGCTCTCGGCCAGCGCGACCTGAAGAAGATGCTGACCTATATCATCATCGCCGAGGTCGGTTATATGGTCGGTGGCGCCTGGCTGGTCAACGAACAGGGCATGACCGGAACGGTTCTGCATATCGTCAACGATGCGCTGATGACCCTCTGCCTTTTCCTGGCGGCGCTCGCCATCGCCTGGCGGACCGGCAGCCTGAAATTCGAGAACCTGACCAACCTCTATCAGAAAATGCCACTGACCATGGCGGCGTTTACCGTCGGTGCCTTCGCCATGATCGGTGTACCGCCGACCTGCGGTTTTTTTAGTAAGTGGTACCTGCTTCTCGGCGGCATTGAAGCCGGCCAGTGGATTTATGTGATCGCTCTTATTTTCAGCTCGCTGGTTAATGCCGTCCTCTTTTTCCGCATTATCGAATATGCTTATTTCGGCAAGGGTGGCGACAGCCACGACCACGTGCATATTGAGCGGAATGAAGCACCGGCGATGATTTTGTCCCCCCTGCTGCTGACGGCGATTGCCTTGATCGTCGTTGGCCTGAGCAGCGGGCCCCTGGTCGAAAACCTGATCAAACTGGCGATTCCTGCCAGCTTCTTCGGATAG
- a CDS encoding NADH-quinone oxidoreductase subunit J translates to MEHLTAEIVAKYNYWIYVVLMMIGFYAMIGKRNLVKKLIGMNIFQTAIILFFVSTGAKAGGKIPILNKYEVIKHGVDVNTIVNPLPHVLMLTAIVVGVSVTGVALAVMIRIYRKYGTLEEDEILQKIEEQGG, encoded by the coding sequence ATGGAGCATCTGACCGCTGAAATCGTGGCGAAATACAACTACTGGATCTATGTTGTCCTGATGATGATCGGCTTTTACGCGATGATCGGCAAACGCAACCTGGTCAAGAAGCTGATCGGCATGAATATCTTCCAGACAGCGATTATTCTCTTTTTTGTTTCGACCGGGGCCAAGGCGGGCGGCAAAATTCCGATTCTCAACAAGTACGAAGTCATCAAGCATGGCGTCGATGTCAACACCATTGTCAACCCGTTGCCGCATGTTCTGATGCTGACCGCCATCGTCGTCGGCGTCAGCGTCACCGGCGTTGCCCTGGCGGTAATGATCCGGATCTATCGCAAGTACGGTACGCTCGAAGAAGATGAGATTCTGCAGAAGATCGAGGAACAAGGCGGATGA
- a CDS encoding sodium:proton antiporter, translating into MRIDYDSARNQIPQRDIIIETAIRLMVPFIQLYGLYVIVHGHYSPGGGFQGGVVLGASVILLGLAYGLPFSKEYLSEGSNIVLANIGALIFTGVAALCAFVGGMFLDYSALAGVIPLDPVEWRSLGIFLVEVGVGMGVMMIMVSIYWDMASAGKMDEGL; encoded by the coding sequence ATGAGAATCGATTACGACTCAGCCCGCAACCAGATTCCGCAGCGCGATATCATTATCGAAACGGCGATCCGTCTGATGGTGCCGTTTATTCAGCTCTATGGCCTGTACGTCATCGTCCACGGGCACTACAGCCCCGGCGGCGGTTTTCAGGGCGGCGTCGTTCTCGGCGCCTCGGTGATCCTGCTCGGACTCGCTTACGGACTGCCGTTCAGCAAGGAGTATCTGAGCGAGGGGAGCAACATCGTTCTGGCCAACATCGGCGCCCTGATCTTTACCGGAGTCGCAGCGCTCTGCGCCTTTGTTGGCGGGATGTTCCTCGACTACTCGGCCCTGGCCGGTGTCATTCCGCTCGATCCGGTCGAGTGGCGCTCTCTCGGGATCTTCCTGGTCGAGGTCGGCGTCGGCATGGGGGTCATGATGATCATGGTTTCGATCTACTGGGACATGGCTTCGGCCGGTAAAATGGATGAGGGGCTGTAG
- a CDS encoding cation:proton antiporter, with product MIWQLDLMVLTLVVFCAVAAIQVKDLLSATIIFSAYSFLMCLLWAEMGAVDVAFTEATVGAGVSTIFFIAAIFRTTRRSKD from the coding sequence ATGATCTGGCAGCTCGATCTCATGGTTCTGACCCTGGTGGTCTTCTGCGCCGTCGCCGCGATCCAGGTGAAAGATCTGCTTTCAGCGACCATCATCTTCAGTGCCTACAGCTTCCTGATGTGTCTACTCTGGGCCGAGATGGGAGCGGTTGATGTCGCCTTTACCGAGGCGACGGTCGGCGCCGGCGTCAGTACGATATTCTTTATCGCCGCGATTTTCCGGACAACAAGGAGGAGCAAGGATTGA
- a CDS encoding sodium:proton antiporter — translation MNWIVSALLIGGVFFFAIGTIGVLRFPDFYARLHAAGKCDTLAAILTLSGIALYNLHDFTFGHILVSCKVLAIIVFVFIASPTATHAITKAALLVGVKPWEKKKEVRT, via the coding sequence ATGAACTGGATTGTTTCCGCCCTGCTGATCGGCGGCGTCTTCTTTTTCGCTATCGGCACGATCGGTGTTCTGCGCTTTCCCGATTTCTATGCCCGCCTGCACGCGGCCGGCAAATGCGATACCCTGGCGGCAATCCTGACGCTCTCCGGGATTGCTCTCTATAATCTTCACGATTTTACGTTTGGCCATATCCTGGTCAGCTGCAAGGTTCTGGCGATCATTGTTTTTGTCTTCATCGCCAGCCCGACGGCAACCCACGCCATCACCAAGGCGGCCCTGCTGGTCGGGGTCAAGCCGTGGGAGAAGAAGAAAGAGGTGCGCACATGA
- a CDS encoding pH regulation protein F yields MSSMFLFVSASLVLLMVLTLVRVIGGPTVLDRIVGVNMIGSKTTVILLLIGLIYEDMSMFVDIALAYALLNFIATLGACKYFRRSNRVFMEDEVAEEAN; encoded by the coding sequence ATGAGTTCGATGTTCCTGTTTGTCAGTGCCTCGCTGGTGCTGCTGATGGTTCTGACCCTGGTGCGGGTTATCGGTGGCCCGACCGTGCTCGACCGGATCGTCGGGGTCAACATGATCGGCTCAAAGACCACGGTCATCCTGTTGCTGATCGGTCTGATCTATGAAGACATGTCGATGTTCGTCGATATTGCCCTGGCCTACGCGTTGCTGAACTTTATTGCGACGCTTGGCGCCTGCAAGTATTTCCGGCGTAGCAACCGGGTCTTCATGGAAGACGAAGTCGCCGAGGAGGCGAACTGA
- a CDS encoding protein MnhE, translating to MQAKVLTFFIMLAFWVMLSGMFDPFHLSLGVVCCLLIAQFSSHLLFHERKVGLNLRQAIGLILYQPWLFWEITVSSLQVAYLVLHPQMKKKMDPQLIHFKTKLKTQFARVTFAQSITLTPGTITVSVNEDEMTVYALTGAAAESLPGEMERRVARALEPEVLK from the coding sequence ATGCAGGCCAAAGTTCTTACATTCTTTATCATGCTCGCATTCTGGGTGATGCTGTCGGGGATGTTCGACCCGTTCCATCTTTCTCTCGGAGTGGTCTGTTGTCTTTTGATTGCCCAGTTTTCGAGTCATCTGCTGTTCCATGAGCGCAAGGTCGGGCTCAATCTCCGTCAGGCTATCGGCCTGATCCTTTACCAGCCATGGTTGTTCTGGGAGATTACGGTCTCAAGCCTCCAGGTTGCATATCTGGTCCTGCATCCGCAGATGAAAAAGAAAATGGATCCGCAGTTGATCCACTTCAAAACAAAACTCAAAACCCAGTTTGCCAGGGTTACTTTTGCCCAGTCGATCACCCTGACGCCGGGCACTATCACCGTAAGCGTTAACGAAGATGAAATGACCGTTTATGCCCTGACCGGCGCGGCCGCCGAGAGCCTGCCGGGCGAGATGGAGCGCCGGGTTGCCCGCGCTCTCGAGCCGGAGGTGCTGAAATGA
- a CDS encoding carbon-nitrogen family hydrolase, giving the protein MQDKVTVAALQFNIKLGIIENNLEQAINGLRHVSEQGARLAVLPEMWSTGYDYRRLAEHAAETPRVLDTLCKLSDELNLVIVGSLPEQVGDKIYNTATVIDGGKVKGSYRKLHMFSTMGEDRFLEPGDKTLVIPTSIGRIGVAICYDLRFPELFRKMALEGAEIICVPAEWPFPRQEHWRTLLRARAIENQLFVVAANCCGQQGKLEFCGMSLILSARGEILAEKDECNTEIIATIEQDEMVAYRKQIQCYTDRRGEIYGTLP; this is encoded by the coding sequence ATGCAGGATAAAGTCACAGTCGCAGCCCTACAATTCAATATTAAACTCGGAATTATTGAAAATAATCTGGAGCAGGCGATCAACGGTCTGCGTCATGTCAGTGAACAGGGGGCCCGCCTCGCGGTGCTGCCGGAGATGTGGAGCACCGGGTACGATTACCGGCGCCTGGCCGAGCATGCCGCCGAAACCCCGCGGGTCCTCGATACCCTGTGCAAACTCTCGGATGAGCTCAACCTGGTCATCGTCGGCTCCCTGCCGGAGCAGGTCGGCGACAAGATCTACAATACGGCAACCGTCATCGATGGCGGCAAGGTCAAGGGGAGTTATCGAAAGCTTCACATGTTTTCAACGATGGGGGAAGACCGCTTCCTTGAACCGGGAGACAAGACTCTGGTGATCCCGACCTCGATCGGTCGGATCGGAGTTGCCATCTGCTACGATCTCCGTTTTCCGGAGCTGTTCCGCAAGATGGCCCTGGAGGGAGCCGAAATCATCTGTGTTCCGGCCGAATGGCCGTTTCCGCGCCAGGAGCACTGGCGCACCCTGCTCCGGGCCCGGGCGATCGAAAACCAGCTGTTCGTCGTCGCCGCCAACTGCTGCGGCCAGCAGGGCAAGCTTGAATTCTGCGGCATGAGCCTGATCCTCTCGGCCCGTGGCGAGATCCTCGCCGAAAAAGATGAGTGCAATACCGAGATCATTGCGACCATCGAACAGGACGAGATGGTCGCCTACCGCAAGCAGATCCAGTGCTACACCGACCGCCGGGGAGAGATTTACGGAACGTTGCCGTAA
- a CDS encoding cation transporter gives MADTHSHDHQHGHDHQPDIDRGITRGFIFAIVLTTVTLLAEAIGGWWTNSLALLSDAAHVFMDLFALVLSLMAIYLANRPADDERTYGWHRAEVFASLINGSTLLFIAGGILHEAWGRFAHPEAVKSKEMFVIAVIGLIANLVAATRLHGHSHDDLNVRSAFLHVIGDAIASVGVIIGGVIMLYTGWFVVDAIISGVIALIIGWGSFRIIREASHILLEGVPRGISVNEVVERMCSVDGVNDVHHVHVWSICSHITALSAHIDILPDYRLRQGDIIGEIEQMLDHDYHITHSTLQGECSRCVTGPVIQQLRHKKRQSGATADREDD, from the coding sequence ATGGCCGACACTCATTCCCACGACCATCAACACGGTCACGATCACCAGCCCGATATCGACCGCGGCATTACCCGCGGCTTTATCTTTGCGATCGTACTGACCACAGTCACCCTGCTGGCCGAGGCGATCGGTGGCTGGTGGACCAACTCGCTGGCCCTGCTCTCCGATGCCGCCCATGTTTTCATGGATCTGTTCGCCCTGGTGTTGTCGCTGATGGCAATTTACCTCGCCAACCGCCCGGCCGACGATGAAAGAACCTACGGCTGGCACCGGGCCGAGGTTTTTGCCTCGCTGATCAACGGCAGCACCCTGCTCTTTATCGCCGGCGGCATCCTGCACGAGGCGTGGGGTCGCTTTGCCCACCCGGAGGCGGTCAAGAGCAAGGAGATGTTTGTCATTGCCGTGATCGGGCTGATCGCCAACCTGGTGGCGGCGACCCGTTTACACGGTCATTCGCATGATGACCTCAACGTCCGCAGCGCCTTTCTGCATGTCATTGGCGATGCCATCGCTTCGGTCGGGGTGATTATCGGCGGGGTGATCATGCTCTACACCGGCTGGTTTGTCGTCGATGCCATTATCTCGGGGGTGATCGCCCTGATTATCGGCTGGGGATCATTCCGGATTATTCGAGAAGCCTCGCATATCCTGCTCGAGGGAGTACCGCGCGGCATTTCGGTGAATGAGGTTGTCGAACGGATGTGTTCGGTCGACGGGGTTAATGATGTCCATCATGTTCACGTCTGGTCGATCTGTTCGCATATCACAGCCCTGTCGGCGCATATCGATATTCTTCCCGATTATCGGTTGCGTCAGGGAGATATTATCGGTGAAATTGAGCAGATGCTTGATCACGACTATCATATTACCCATTCAACCCTGCAGGGTGAATGCTCTCGCTGCGTCACCGGTCCGGTGATTCAACAGCTCCGGCACAAGAAGAGACAGTCCGGAGCGACTGCAGATAGAGAGGACGATTAA
- the trxB gene encoding thioredoxin-disulfide reductase — MSDTIFDVIIIGGGPAGLTAGLYTSRAKLKTLLFERMIMGGQVMTTTKVENYPGFPGGIDGPELMMRFQEHCQEFGLEVKTGEAEALVENDGIKTLTVDGEDYQARSIIITTGAEPSKLGVEGEASFVGRGVSYCATCDGAFFRDVEVAIIGGGDTAAEEALFLTRFASKVYLIHRRDELRATKILQDRIHANEKIEVLWDTVVARVDGDNSGMTSIALNNVKTGEERDLPLAGMFVAIGVTPKAHFLTEILELDDDGYILTDAECRTSMPGVFAAGDVRKKILKQIATAVGDGAVAAIMAEKYLDGFVE; from the coding sequence ATGTCCGATACGATTTTTGATGTCATAATTATTGGTGGCGGACCGGCCGGACTGACCGCCGGTCTCTACACGTCACGCGCCAAGTTGAAAACCCTGCTGTTCGAACGGATGATTATGGGTGGCCAGGTGATGACGACGACCAAGGTCGAGAACTACCCCGGTTTCCCCGGCGGCATCGACGGCCCCGAATTGATGATGCGCTTTCAGGAGCACTGCCAGGAATTCGGCCTCGAGGTTAAAACCGGCGAAGCCGAGGCGCTGGTCGAGAACGACGGGATCAAGACCCTGACCGTCGACGGCGAAGACTATCAGGCCCGGTCAATTATAATCACCACCGGCGCCGAGCCGAGCAAGCTCGGGGTTGAAGGTGAAGCTTCATTTGTCGGTCGCGGGGTCTCCTATTGTGCAACCTGCGATGGTGCTTTCTTTCGCGATGTCGAGGTAGCAATTATCGGCGGCGGCGACACCGCGGCGGAAGAGGCGCTCTTCCTGACCCGCTTCGCCAGCAAGGTCTACCTGATCCACCGTCGCGACGAACTGCGTGCCACCAAAATCCTACAGGATCGCATCCATGCCAACGAGAAAATCGAGGTACTCTGGGATACCGTTGTCGCCAGGGTCGATGGCGATAACTCCGGTATGACCTCGATCGCCCTGAATAATGTCAAAACCGGGGAAGAGCGCGATCTGCCTCTGGCCGGCATGTTCGTCGCTATCGGCGTCACCCCGAAGGCGCATTTTCTGACCGAAATTCTCGAGCTTGATGATGACGGCTACATCCTGACCGACGCCGAGTGCCGAACCTCGATGCCGGGCGTCTTTGCCGCCGGCGATGTCCGCAAGAAGATTCTCAAGCAGATCGCCACCGCGGTCGGCGATGGTGCCGTCGCGG